One region of Chryseobacterium sp. SORGH_AS_0447 genomic DNA includes:
- the mce gene encoding methylmalonyl-CoA epimerase — MKLEHIGIAVQSLGVSDELFAKLLGKESYKKESVEREGVTTSFYAAGESKIELLEASREDSPVSKFIGKKGEGIHHLAFGVEDIAAEVQRLKKEGFEFISEEPKEGADNKLVVFLHPKSTNGVLVELCQEKP; from the coding sequence ATGAAATTAGAACATATCGGGATTGCCGTACAATCCTTAGGGGTTTCCGACGAACTTTTTGCGAAGCTGCTGGGAAAAGAATCCTACAAAAAAGAATCGGTGGAACGGGAAGGGGTAACCACTTCCTTTTATGCCGCCGGTGAAAGCAAGATCGAGCTGTTGGAAGCGAGCCGGGAAGACAGTCCGGTTTCCAAATTCATCGGCAAAAAAGGGGAGGGCATCCACCATCTGGCTTTCGGAGTAGAAGATATTGCGGCCGAAGTGCAAAGACTGAAAAAAGAAGGTTTTGAATTTATCTCTGAAGAACCCAAAGAAGGTGCTGATAATAAACTCGTTGTCTTCCTTCACCCGAAATCCACCAACGGCGTCCTGGTAGAATTGTGCCAAGAAAAACCATAA
- the rbfA gene encoding 30S ribosome-binding factor RbfA produces MESNRQRKVAQIIQEDFAELFRKQASESKQSILVSVSDVKVTPDLSIAKIYLSIFPQEHRKAVMKEIEENKAQYRNFIGQKMAKQVRVIPNLNFYLDTTLDDVEKLERELRGEGDNPIL; encoded by the coding sequence ATGGAAAGTAACAGACAAAGAAAAGTAGCCCAGATTATACAGGAAGATTTCGCAGAGCTTTTCCGCAAGCAGGCATCAGAAAGCAAGCAGAGCATTCTGGTATCGGTTTCGGATGTAAAGGTGACGCCGGATCTCAGCATTGCCAAGATTTATTTAAGCATCTTCCCGCAGGAACACCGTAAGGCGGTAATGAAAGAGATCGAGGAAAACAAGGCCCAGTACCGCAATTTTATCGGCCAGAAAATGGCCAAGCAGGTGCGCGTGATCCCGAATCTTAATTTTTACCTGGATACCACGCTGGACGATGTTGAAAAACTGGAGCGCGAACTGAGAGGCGAAGGCGATAATCCTATTTTGTAA
- a CDS encoding endonuclease, whose amino-acid sequence MKRNLFPFLLIFAFISTFAQIPTGYYDGTAGLTGAALKTKLKQIITNGHVDHGYGGLWNGYQTTDRDNIAMSGYENDNTILDIYSENPNGTDPYTYNYPSGQCGSYNSEGDCYNREHVVPQSLFNSNAPMVSDINFIRPTDGKVNGMRSNFPYGKVGSASYTSQNGSKLGTSSSPGYSGTVFEPIDAFKGDIARMILYFVTRYESQLSGFGTGNMLGGSSFPGLQTWELNQLLAWHAADPVSATEISRNNASYNYQGNRNPYIDHPEYVAQIWGTPVADTQAPTAPTNLATSNPSSNSISLSWTASTDNVGVTGYDIYKDGNFYATVTGTTATVSGLNPLTTYSFYVIAKDAAGNASAASNTAQGTTLAGGQPGGSCGTEDFSNIPSASSSYTTQNWTSNNITWTATDARTDQNINGTGDKAITIRNGNLTSSTISGGIQSLTVKAQLKFSGTAGNLDLKINGTTVGTIPYSSTSTQSFTINNINVSGNVVISIVNPVTDNRVAIDDLSWTCYGVLGTAEISKDQSSFSIYPNPVKNNELFVKGENLSRISKAQIYDFSGKLIETFENPFRHSNKINLKGLVKGNYILKTDVFSAKFIVD is encoded by the coding sequence ATGAAACGAAATCTATTCCCCTTTTTACTGATTTTTGCGTTTATCAGCACCTTTGCGCAAATTCCGACCGGTTATTATGACGGAACCGCAGGCCTTACCGGCGCTGCTTTGAAAACCAAACTTAAACAGATCATTACCAACGGACATGTAGACCATGGCTACGGTGGACTTTGGAACGGCTATCAGACCACAGACCGCGATAATATCGCGATGTCAGGTTATGAAAATGACAACACGATCCTGGACATCTATTCCGAAAACCCAAACGGTACCGATCCTTACACTTATAACTATCCAAGCGGACAATGCGGATCATACAACAGTGAAGGCGACTGCTACAACAGGGAACACGTTGTCCCTCAAAGCTTGTTCAACAGCAATGCTCCGATGGTTTCCGATATCAATTTTATCCGGCCTACCGACGGAAAGGTAAACGGGATGCGGTCCAACTTCCCTTACGGAAAAGTGGGCTCCGCCTCTTACACTTCCCAGAACGGATCAAAATTAGGGACTTCCTCTTCTCCTGGATATTCCGGGACGGTTTTTGAGCCGATCGATGCCTTTAAAGGAGACATTGCCCGAATGATCCTGTATTTTGTAACGAGGTATGAATCTCAGCTTTCCGGCTTCGGAACTGGAAATATGCTGGGCGGTTCGTCTTTTCCGGGATTACAGACCTGGGAGCTGAACCAGCTGCTGGCATGGCATGCGGCAGACCCGGTTTCCGCGACGGAAATTTCCAGAAACAACGCCTCGTATAATTACCAGGGAAACCGGAACCCGTATATCGATCATCCTGAATATGTAGCGCAGATCTGGGGTACACCGGTTGCCGATACCCAGGCTCCTACCGCTCCTACGAATTTAGCGACAAGCAATCCTTCTTCAAATTCCATTTCTTTAAGCTGGACAGCTTCTACGGATAATGTGGGGGTAACCGGTTATGATATTTATAAAGACGGAAACTTTTATGCAACCGTTACAGGAACAACCGCTACGGTTTCGGGATTGAATCCATTGACGACTTACAGTTTCTACGTAATCGCGAAGGATGCGGCAGGAAATGCTTCTGCAGCAAGCAACACCGCTCAGGGCACTACTCTTGCGGGAGGACAGCCTGGAGGAAGCTGTGGAACGGAAGATTTCTCCAATATTCCATCAGCAAGCTCTTCTTACACCACCCAGAACTGGACGAGTAACAACATCACCTGGACGGCTACTGATGCCAGAACCGACCAGAATATCAACGGGACCGGAGACAAAGCCATTACCATCAGAAACGGAAACTTAACAAGTTCTACCATTTCCGGAGGAATCCAGAGCTTGACGGTAAAAGCACAGTTAAAGTTTTCAGGTACCGCAGGTAACTTGGATCTAAAAATAAATGGTACGACGGTGGGTACAATTCCTTATTCCTCTACTTCAACCCAGTCATTTACCATTAACAATATTAATGTGAGCGGAAACGTTGTAATCAGCATTGTAAATCCTGTAACCGATAACAGAGTTGCCATTGACGATTTAAGCTGGACCTGCTACGGCGTTCTGGGAACGGCGGAAATTTCAAAAGATCAATCGTCTTTCAGCATCTATCCGAACCCGGTAAAAAACAATGAATTGTTTGTAAAGGGGGAAAACCTGAGCCGCATTTCGAAAGCGCAGATCTATGATTTCTCAGGAAAGCTGATTGAAACCTTTGAAAATCCTTTCAGACATTCAAATAAAATCAATCTTAAAGGTTTGGTTAAAGGAAACTACATCCTGAAAACGGATGTCTTCTCCGCGAAATTTATTGTAGACTAA
- a CDS encoding phosphotransferase yields MTKKFPAINSTLSPHALGQLIQQQYGLSNKTECKVFRLAMNHLYIVEDGEDQYVFRVYTYDWRTRLEIEEELRLLNLLKETGRPVAFPIADQSKQFIQEMEAPEGTRFGVLFSYAKGIKTAKFSQETSFLIGQALAKVHQSTENLKLKRMSYNTENLLSNPVSRTKAFYHRNTSEIKFLETLSEFLTLRMDRINPQKMRYGAVHLDVWFDNLHIDDEKEITFFDFDFCGNGYLCFDVSYFLFQLFTTHLNEDEYHAKADCFIKGYETVTEISNEEKEFLPFACLAIMTYYISVQCDRFDYWTNIFLNEDHLKRMVGNLKRWMAYHKIEIA; encoded by the coding sequence ATGACAAAGAAATTTCCGGCCATCAACAGTACGCTTTCACCCCATGCACTTGGTCAGCTTATTCAACAACAATATGGACTGAGCAACAAAACGGAATGTAAGGTATTCCGGCTTGCGATGAATCATTTATATATTGTTGAGGATGGGGAAGATCAATATGTTTTCCGAGTGTATACCTATGATTGGCGGACGAGGCTGGAAATTGAAGAAGAGCTGAGGCTTTTAAACCTTTTAAAAGAAACAGGCCGGCCGGTTGCTTTTCCAATAGCGGATCAATCAAAACAGTTCATTCAGGAGATGGAAGCACCGGAAGGGACCAGATTCGGAGTTCTGTTTTCGTATGCGAAGGGAATAAAAACGGCAAAATTTTCGCAGGAGACCAGTTTTCTCATCGGGCAGGCGTTGGCAAAAGTTCATCAGTCGACAGAAAACCTTAAGCTGAAAAGAATGTCTTACAATACTGAGAACCTGCTTAGTAATCCTGTTTCAAGAACAAAAGCATTCTATCATCGAAACACCAGCGAGATTAAATTTTTAGAAACCCTATCTGAATTTTTAACGTTGAGAATGGATCGTATTAACCCACAAAAGATGAGATACGGAGCGGTTCATCTTGACGTCTGGTTCGATAATCTGCATATTGACGATGAAAAGGAAATCACCTTTTTTGACTTTGATTTCTGTGGCAACGGTTATTTATGCTTTGATGTTTCTTATTTCTTGTTTCAGCTGTTTACCACGCATTTAAACGAAGACGAGTATCACGCAAAAGCAGACTGTTTTATCAAAGGTTACGAAACAGTAACTGAAATCAGTAACGAAGAAAAAGAATTCTTACCCTTCGCCTGTTTAGCCATCATGACCTATTACATCAGCGTTCAGTGCGACCGGTTTGACTACTGGACGAACATCTTCCTGAATGAAGACCATCTAAAAAGAATGGTTGGAAATCTGAAACGATGGATGGCTTACCACAAGATTGAGATTGCGTAA
- a CDS encoding DUF6134 family protein — translation MASAQNTVLYYDVIHHDKVVGNTVVKKMGNDQNFNITLHFSADINFLIKRVVIQGKEHARFENGILQYGSIFRQANDKIKTDKSIKRLGSSYTVHDGNQSRTVGLGEIHDNMLSLLFNEPQKVNAIYSDNQQKLVNVKETSPHQYIIPGKDESSSTYIFQNGQCSRIIIKSDLLTLQLVRK, via the coding sequence ATGGCATCCGCGCAAAACACGGTTCTATATTATGACGTCATTCATCATGATAAGGTGGTAGGCAACACCGTTGTTAAAAAGATGGGTAATGATCAAAATTTTAATATCACGTTGCACTTCTCTGCAGATATTAATTTTCTTATTAAAAGAGTGGTCATTCAAGGTAAAGAACACGCACGGTTTGAAAATGGAATTTTGCAATATGGTTCCATATTTCGACAAGCCAATGATAAAATTAAAACCGACAAATCAATAAAACGCTTAGGAAGTTCTTACACGGTACATGATGGGAACCAGTCCCGCACAGTAGGGTTAGGAGAAATACACGATAATATGCTAAGTCTGCTGTTTAACGAACCCCAAAAAGTTAATGCAATATATTCCGATAACCAGCAGAAACTGGTCAATGTAAAAGAAACTTCTCCCCATCAATATATTATTCCGGGAAAAGATGAAAGCAGCAGTACCTATATTTTTCAAAATGGACAATGCAGCAGGATTATTATTAAAAGCGACCTGTTGACTTTACAATTAGTACGAAAATAA
- a CDS encoding glycosyltransferase family A protein yields MDINKSAQNRKDFLVSVVMPIFNTSEFLSEAVNSVLCQSLEDFELILVNDGSTDNSADICQEFLRHDKRIKYFHQNNAGVSAARNLGLRHATGQYIFFMDSDDTIGIEFLETSYVVSIYQDTDITILGSYFCNSNVPIPALPTCAMFLKRDFLRSYKEIQFPEGIQPCEDGLFSHQLLALTSRIGENPNAIYHHRSHENQNHIIINGDCDSVLIQIYQWREILEKFYMKFDLYPKKYFHLALFIQHEPFELRYIGMPLDKGQKYLLHNLIKCWMFPVFQNLKKEEIRMLSKPFLYFTTTDSPTDFDQFFEKYRYWRRIKKGVFQFLVRFIVIKSVRRKLRHKINENFRKDDDLIYRA; encoded by the coding sequence ATGGATATAAATAAATCTGCTCAGAATAGAAAAGATTTTCTGGTATCAGTAGTCATGCCAATATTTAATACGAGTGAATTTTTATCAGAAGCAGTAAACAGTGTACTCTGTCAAAGTTTAGAAGATTTTGAACTGATTTTAGTAAATGATGGAAGTACTGATAATTCCGCGGATATCTGCCAGGAATTCTTGAGACATGACAAAAGAATAAAATATTTTCATCAAAATAATGCAGGAGTTTCGGCTGCAAGAAATCTGGGGCTCAGGCATGCTACCGGACAATACATCTTTTTCATGGATTCAGATGACACTATTGGTATAGAGTTTCTTGAAACATCATATGTTGTTTCCATATATCAAGACACTGACATCACTATATTGGGTAGTTATTTCTGTAATAGTAATGTTCCCATCCCTGCACTTCCGACCTGCGCTATGTTTTTAAAAAGGGATTTTTTAAGATCATATAAAGAGATCCAATTTCCAGAAGGTATACAACCGTGTGAAGATGGTTTATTTTCCCATCAATTACTTGCTTTAACATCCCGTATCGGTGAAAATCCAAACGCTATTTATCATCATAGAAGCCATGAGAATCAAAATCACATAATAATCAATGGAGACTGCGATAGTGTATTGATTCAGATATATCAATGGAGAGAAATTTTGGAAAAATTTTATATGAAATTTGATCTATATCCAAAAAAATACTTCCACTTAGCTCTTTTCATTCAGCACGAACCCTTTGAATTAAGGTATATAGGAATGCCGCTTGATAAAGGGCAAAAATATTTGTTGCATAACCTTATAAAATGCTGGATGTTCCCTGTTTTTCAAAATTTAAAGAAAGAAGAAATCAGAATGCTGTCAAAACCATTTTTATACTTCACCACCACTGATAGCCCTACTGATTTTGACCAATTTTTTGAAAAATACCGATATTGGAGAAGGATAAAAAAAGGAGTCTTTCAATTTTTGGTTCGCTTTATTGTTATAAAGAGCGTGAGAAGAAAGTTAAGGCATAAAATCAATGAAAATTTTAGAAAGGATGACGATCTTATTTATAGAGCATAA
- a CDS encoding shikimate dehydrogenase — MDSNKKLGLIGKNISYSFSKKYFEDKFQKLMLKGYSYSIFDLPELHEVENLFSNPELLGFNVTIPYKEKIIGYLDELSDEAQQIGAVNCVLIENGKKRGYNTDAFGFEKTLMLHKKPHQHSALILGNGGAAKAVKYVLDKYGIPSLTVSRTTEINYENLDKETVEQHQIIIQCTPVGTFPNVEDCLHFPFEGITKDHLIIDLIYNPNYTKFIINASEKGAKTVNGYYMLEQQAEKAWEIWNFQKK; from the coding sequence ATGGATTCCAATAAAAAATTAGGGCTGATCGGGAAAAATATTTCCTATTCCTTTTCAAAAAAATACTTTGAAGACAAATTCCAGAAACTGATGCTGAAAGGCTATTCGTACAGCATTTTCGACTTACCGGAACTCCATGAAGTGGAAAATCTTTTTTCCAATCCCGAATTATTGGGATTCAACGTTACCATTCCGTACAAGGAAAAAATCATCGGATACCTGGATGAATTAAGTGATGAAGCGCAACAGATCGGCGCCGTCAACTGCGTCCTGATTGAAAACGGTAAAAAAAGAGGCTATAACACGGATGCATTCGGATTCGAAAAAACATTGATGCTCCATAAAAAGCCGCACCAGCATTCCGCGCTCATCTTAGGAAACGGCGGAGCGGCCAAAGCCGTAAAATATGTGCTGGATAAATACGGGATCCCTTCTCTTACCGTTTCCAGGACTACGGAGATCAATTATGAAAATTTGGATAAAGAAACCGTGGAACAGCACCAGATTATCATTCAGTGCACTCCGGTGGGTACGTTCCCGAATGTGGAAGACTGCCTGCATTTTCCTTTTGAAGGAATTACCAAAGACCACCTGATCATCGACTTAATCTACAATCCGAACTACACGAAATTCATCATCAATGCTTCCGAAAAAGGAGCAAAAACCGTGAATGGCTATTATATGCTCGAACAGCAGGCAGAAAAAGCCTGGGAAATTTGGAATTTTCAAAAAAAATAA
- a CDS encoding ABC transporter permease: MKNIAFYIASRYLLSKKGSTAVTFITWLAVGAMTVAVTAMFVIISVFSGLEDLNKDLISNLHADLTIKSTSGKTLKDLDQITSVLKNNNEISHFSRVIEEKVYISFNGKGDIAYLRGVDSAYTTVNPINKEIFYGVYPSFKYSNEVLMENSLDIRLSVPVATENGYATVFMPKPGTGIINKEEDIYNKKDILVTGLFPGKDQLDNYIIAPIELTQELLNLPKNSAYQIVIRLKNPENADAVKQQLTTSLGGSLTGEKTPSGKEIEIKTKQEENAAFWKMINTEKLFIYLIFALVIFITTFNLAGAIIILQLDKKEQAKSLVSLGFPLSHLRQVYFYTGILIVVLGIISGLILGTGLCYFQQYTEFFKANETLPFPVKIVGQNYLIVALTASLFGFGISWVFSKISREYITKN; encoded by the coding sequence TTGAAAAACATTGCCTTTTATATTGCTTCCCGATACCTTTTGTCAAAAAAAGGCAGCACGGCCGTGACCTTTATTACCTGGTTGGCGGTCGGTGCAATGACGGTAGCCGTTACGGCAATGTTTGTGATCATCTCCGTATTTTCAGGACTGGAAGATCTCAACAAGGACCTGATTTCCAACCTTCACGCCGACCTGACCATCAAAAGCACTTCCGGAAAGACGCTGAAAGACCTGGATCAGATCACTTCGGTTTTAAAAAACAACAATGAGATCAGCCATTTTTCCAGGGTCATTGAGGAAAAAGTCTACATCAGCTTTAACGGAAAAGGCGATATCGCCTATTTACGCGGCGTTGATTCGGCTTATACGACCGTCAACCCGATCAATAAAGAGATTTTTTACGGCGTTTATCCCAGCTTTAAGTATTCCAATGAAGTCCTGATGGAAAATTCACTGGACATCCGGCTGTCTGTTCCGGTAGCTACGGAAAACGGCTATGCCACGGTATTCATGCCGAAGCCGGGAACCGGGATCATCAACAAGGAAGAGGATATTTACAATAAAAAAGACATTTTGGTCACCGGACTTTTCCCCGGAAAAGACCAGCTCGACAATTACATCATCGCGCCGATCGAACTGACGCAGGAATTACTCAATCTTCCGAAAAATTCAGCCTATCAGATCGTGATCAGGCTGAAAAACCCTGAAAATGCCGATGCCGTAAAACAGCAGCTTACCACTTCTCTCGGAGGCAGCCTTACAGGTGAAAAGACACCTTCAGGAAAAGAGATCGAAATCAAAACCAAACAGGAAGAGAATGCCGCATTCTGGAAAATGATCAATACCGAAAAGTTATTTATCTATTTAATTTTTGCACTGGTTATTTTCATTACCACCTTCAACCTGGCAGGTGCCATCATTATCCTTCAGCTGGATAAGAAAGAACAGGCCAAATCTTTGGTCTCATTAGGTTTCCCATTAAGCCATCTGCGGCAGGTATATTTTTATACCGGAATCCTGATCGTCGTATTGGGAATCATTTCGGGGCTGATCCTGGGAACAGGCCTTTGCTACTTCCAGCAGTACACCGAATTCTTTAAAGCCAACGAAACCCTACCTTTCCCGGTAAAAATTGTCGGCCAGAATTACCTGATCGTTGCCCTTACCGCCTCCTTGTTTGGATTTGGTATTTCGTGGGTATTTTCAAAAATCAGCAGGGAGTATATTACTAAAAATTAA
- a CDS encoding RNA polymerase sigma factor — translation MSLKFDDEKPMPPNPLKVVISEEQELVNDLLKKDKNAWKYFYNLYAKDLIRICGRYVSDSEQINDILQEGFVKMFQSIDKFEYRGDGSLRAWMTRIIINEALGYLRTSTKNMEEPVDPQEIPDHEDESDEPEMQDVPSSVLYSMIQELPVGYRTVFNLFVFEDMGHKEIAKRLGIAEASSASQFHRAKKILAKKITDYKQSNERHYGR, via the coding sequence TTGTCATTAAAATTTGATGATGAAAAACCTATGCCTCCCAATCCCTTGAAAGTAGTTATTTCCGAAGAACAGGAATTGGTCAATGATCTTTTAAAGAAAGACAAAAATGCCTGGAAGTATTTCTATAATCTGTATGCAAAGGATCTTATCCGAATCTGCGGTCGTTATGTCAGCGATAGCGAACAGATCAATGATATCCTTCAGGAAGGATTTGTAAAAATGTTTCAGTCCATCGATAAGTTTGAGTATCGGGGAGATGGTTCATTGAGGGCCTGGATGACGAGGATAATCATCAATGAAGCACTTGGCTATTTGCGAACCTCAACTAAAAATATGGAAGAACCGGTTGATCCGCAGGAAATTCCGGATCATGAGGATGAATCTGATGAGCCTGAAATGCAAGATGTTCCCTCATCTGTTTTATATTCGATGATTCAGGAACTCCCTGTTGGATACCGGACTGTTTTTAACTTATTTGTATTTGAAGACATGGGTCATAAAGAGATAGCAAAACGACTGGGTATAGCAGAGGCATCGTCAGCCTCCCAGTTTCACCGGGCAAAAAAGATTCTGGCGAAAAAAATTACCGATTACAAACAAAGTAATGAAAGGCACTATGGACGATAA
- a CDS encoding porin family protein, giving the protein MDDKWLNKLREKVNDHDPQYKDDFWESIEERLFPEEDKKLAPVKKFPIARVITFAASIAACLLVMFVSYFLLNDNSSPSGKNQIAGAKKPVDTSSSPQNDGADLLTSEQNDTQVGQTMPELSDLESAKEQRKAVKINLKDQFGSNRKDADQSIAAAVPKVGTTEPVLSDNNVLPDNKVLSANNNAPKADANSSNGIPQILKPNEEDNELIKKEKLLEDLTINKKLMAKAKKPNILKVLGGSLLSAGVIPGASSVANGYASFDNIAAGADSTHVIGPGSDHLSDILAGNQNQQVNSTIRKNKALSFGISVNTDISKKWSLSSGLFYTKLSSEIEAGSDEYNYSIKQVSHYIGVPVQLNYRFINKPKVRVYVGAGGQVDFAVASKRTNSYEVAGASFSDNDPSYKPQNVRFSLAAAPGIEYRFSKNLGLYVEPGIRYFFRENNSNEANTERNPAGFSLRTGLRYTINAKD; this is encoded by the coding sequence ATGGACGATAAATGGTTAAATAAATTGCGGGAGAAGGTCAATGACCATGATCCGCAGTATAAAGATGATTTTTGGGAATCAATAGAAGAACGCCTTTTTCCTGAAGAGGATAAAAAACTGGCGCCGGTGAAGAAATTTCCGATTGCCCGGGTGATTACCTTTGCGGCATCTATCGCAGCATGCCTTTTGGTGATGTTCGTTTCCTATTTTCTTTTAAACGATAATTCTTCACCATCCGGTAAAAACCAGATAGCCGGAGCGAAGAAACCTGTTGATACATCTTCTTCACCTCAAAATGATGGGGCGGATCTTTTGACAAGTGAGCAGAACGACACACAGGTTGGCCAAACGATGCCTGAGCTTAGCGATCTGGAAAGTGCCAAAGAGCAGAGAAAAGCTGTTAAAATAAATTTGAAAGACCAGTTTGGCAGCAATCGCAAAGATGCTGATCAAAGTATAGCTGCCGCCGTACCGAAAGTTGGTACAACGGAACCGGTACTTTCAGACAACAACGTACTTCCAGATAACAAGGTACTTTCAGCTAACAATAATGCACCAAAGGCTGATGCGAACAGTTCCAACGGTATTCCGCAAATACTGAAACCAAACGAAGAAGATAATGAGCTCATCAAAAAGGAAAAACTTCTTGAGGATCTTACCATCAATAAAAAACTGATGGCCAAGGCCAAAAAGCCAAATATCCTGAAAGTATTAGGGGGGAGTTTATTATCTGCCGGAGTGATCCCTGGCGCAAGTTCCGTAGCCAATGGTTATGCCTCATTCGATAATATAGCCGCGGGTGCTGATTCAACCCACGTAATCGGACCCGGATCAGACCACTTATCGGATATTTTAGCCGGTAACCAGAATCAGCAGGTGAATTCAACCATCAGAAAAAACAAAGCATTATCTTTTGGAATATCTGTAAATACGGACATTTCAAAAAAATGGAGCCTAAGCTCAGGACTGTTTTATACAAAACTTTCTTCTGAGATTGAAGCCGGATCAGATGAATATAATTATTCCATCAAGCAGGTTTCCCACTATATCGGTGTACCTGTCCAGTTGAATTACCGCTTTATCAATAAACCAAAAGTTCGTGTTTACGTCGGTGCGGGCGGGCAGGTCGATTTCGCTGTGGCATCAAAAAGAACAAATAGCTATGAAGTGGCAGGAGCCAGTTTCTCCGATAACGATCCTTCCTACAAGCCTCAGAATGTCAGGTTTTCGCTTGCAGCAGCCCCGGGAATAGAATACCGTTTCAGCAAAAACCTGGGATTATATGTAGAACCGGGCATTAGATATTTCTTCCGTGAAAATAACTCCAACGAAGCGAATACGGAACGAAATCCTGCTGGCTTCAGCTTACGTACAGGACTAAGGTATACTATAAATGCTAAAGATTAG
- a CDS encoding DUF4840 domain-containing protein, which yields MRISTISKTLTAVLAISALCFTSCKKDTFITTDNTQAVGGEYSGELSVKGSAIKKYTTKFSIGGVGIELSQIPLDEIIPLVVKDSKQAQAALAKTPFGLLTMDYSAVSIESGIIDVYATPEQMKFDVLEDGKTKKVAVTFNVYKQPVYNAYTKLINFELQVTQISVDGKSVTAAPVNFNFIQCKNLSAK from the coding sequence ATGAGAATTTCAACAATATCAAAAACATTAACCGCAGTTCTGGCTATATCAGCTCTTTGTTTCACTTCCTGTAAAAAAGATACCTTTATTACCACGGACAATACACAGGCTGTAGGAGGCGAATATTCAGGAGAACTTAGTGTAAAAGGGAGTGCTATAAAAAAATATACTACCAAATTCAGTATTGGGGGCGTAGGCATAGAGCTGAGCCAAATCCCCCTGGACGAGATTATTCCATTGGTTGTAAAAGACAGTAAGCAGGCACAGGCAGCACTGGCTAAAACACCGTTCGGTTTGCTCACCATGGATTACTCAGCAGTTTCAATTGAGTCCGGAATAATCGATGTATATGCTACCCCGGAGCAAATGAAATTTGATGTCCTTGAAGATGGGAAAACGAAGAAAGTTGCTGTAACCTTTAATGTATATAAGCAGCCGGTATATAACGCTTATACAAAGTTGATCAACTTTGAGTTACAGGTTACTCAGATTTCCGTGGATGGAAAATCTGTAACTGCCGCTCCGGTAAATTTCAATTTCATTCAATGCAAAAATCTCAGTGCCAAATAG
- a CDS encoding DUF4840 domain-containing protein, translating to MKILSISKSVVAMLALTSLLFISCKRDDDTYIKPTDVTAVGGEYSGEVTVKGTATTKYPTKFSIGGVGIDLYQIPLNEIMPLVVKDATQAQAALAKTPYGQLIMDYSAVASESGIINVFATPEQMKFDVLENGKTKKVIVSFNVTNQPVYTRATKTIDFEVQSTQITVDGTAVTAAPINYKFFQCKNLSAK from the coding sequence ATGAAAATTCTATCAATATCAAAATCTGTAGTGGCAATGTTAGCGTTAACAAGCCTTTTATTCATCTCATGCAAGAGAGATGATGACACTTATATCAAACCAACAGACGTTACAGCTGTTGGCGGAGAGTATTCAGGCGAAGTTACCGTAAAAGGTACCGCTACCACAAAATACCCTACTAAATTCAGTATTGGAGGCGTAGGGATAGATCTTTATCAGATACCGTTGAATGAAATCATGCCATTGGTTGTTAAGGATGCTACTCAGGCACAGGCCGCCTTAGCGAAAACACCTTATGGCCAACTTATCATGGATTATTCAGCTGTAGCCTCTGAATCCGGAATTATTAACGTTTTCGCAACCCCTGAACAGATGAAGTTTGATGTTCTTGAAAATGGAAAAACCAAAAAAGTGATTGTATCATTTAATGTTACCAATCAGCCGGTCTATACCAGAGCTACCAAGACGATTGACTTTGAAGTGCAGTCCACGCAAATTACGGTCGATGGCACTGCGGTAACCGCTGCACCTATTAATTATAAGTTTTTTCAATGCAAAAACCTAAGTGCTAAATAG